A genomic segment from Wolbachia endosymbiont of Ctenocephalides felis wCfeF encodes:
- a CDS encoding DNA polymerase III subunit tau produces the protein MNIALKYRPSSFKDLIGQDILVRILENAFTLNKIPQSILLSGSSGVGKTTTARIIALCLNCSMGPTFEPCGSCENCLAIKNSSHPDVIEIDAASHTSVEDIKVILGDICYSPISSKFKVYIIDEVHMLSSSAFNALLKTLEEPPSSVKFVLATTEIKKIPITIIARCQRFDLHNIPAAKIVERLNDIAQKENYLIENGVSELIAHHCSNSMRNALFLMNQAVLYSKDSTISIKNVIEILGLVDKDIIFDLLEAILYGGLQKALSVFDKAIKTANPLSVFEGLLQTIQLICRYLITKEINGSVIECEKNRIKDLSAKKSLIFFSRLWKMLLKGVQDIKTSTCNDIAAEMMLISLCYLSDLPSPEQVVKKVLTQNAQQRNMRNAESAQQKNYDFDKILQLLRQNNQIYLYKQLCSNLQLVDCKPGYLKLRAVSRLDNSFCNDLKNYLNQVTQQEWVVTVDAGYMSREVSNLNYAPAVKNILDTFKGAKVVNIENKE, from the coding sequence ATGAACATAGCATTAAAATATCGTCCTAGTAGCTTCAAAGATCTAATAGGTCAAGATATATTAGTGCGTATATTAGAAAACGCTTTTACTCTCAACAAAATCCCACAATCTATACTACTCTCTGGTAGTAGCGGAGTTGGTAAAACTACCACAGCAAGAATAATAGCTTTGTGTTTGAATTGTTCCATGGGACCAACTTTTGAACCTTGTGGATCATGTGAAAATTGTCTGGCGATAAAGAATTCAAGTCATCCAGATGTGATAGAGATTGACGCAGCAAGTCACACTAGCGTTGAAGATATCAAAGTAATCCTAGGAGACATTTGCTATTCACCTATAAGCTCTAAATTCAAGGTTTATATTATAGACGAAGTACACATGTTATCCAGCAGTGCATTTAATGCATTGCTTAAAACCCTAGAAGAACCACCATCCAGTGTAAAGTTTGTTCTGGCAACCACGGAGATAAAAAAGATACCGATAACTATTATTGCACGTTGTCAAAGGTTTGATTTGCATAATATCCCTGCAGCTAAAATAGTGGAACGGTTGAATGACATTGCACAAAAAGAAAATTATCTCATTGAAAATGGGGTATCAGAATTAATTGCACACCACTGTAGCAATTCGATGCGTAACGCTTTATTTTTAATGAATCAAGCAGTGCTATATAGCAAAGATAGCACAATATCCATCAAAAATGTGATAGAAATACTCGGTCTGGTGGATAAAGATATTATATTTGATCTACTGGAAGCAATATTATATGGTGGTTTACAGAAGGCTCTATCAGTATTCGACAAGGCAATAAAGACAGCAAACCCACTCAGTGTCTTCGAGGGTCTATTGCAAACAATCCAGTTAATATGCCGTTATTTGATTACAAAAGAAATCAACGGTTCAGTTATAGAATGTGAAAAGAACAGGATAAAAGACTTAAGTGCAAAGAAGTCTTTAATATTTTTCTCGAGATTGTGGAAGATGTTGCTCAAGGGAGTTCAGGATATAAAAACTTCAACATGTAACGATATTGCTGCTGAAATGATGTTAATTAGCCTCTGTTATCTTTCTGATTTACCTTCTCCCGAGCAAGTAGTAAAAAAAGTTCTTACGCAGAATGCACAGCAAAGGAATATGCGTAACGCAGAGAGCGCACAGCAAAAAAATTACGATTTTGATAAGATTCTGCAACTATTACGACAGAATAACCAAATTTATCTTTACAAACAGCTATGTAGTAATCTACAATTAGTGGATTGCAAACCTGGGTATTTAAAATTAAGAGCCGTATCTCGGTTAGACAACAGTTTTTGTAATGACTTGAAAAATTACTTAAATCAAGTAACTCAGCAAGAATGGGTTGTCACAGTTGATGCAGGCTATATGAGCAGGGAAGTAAGTAATTTAAATTATGCACCTGCAGTCAAGAATATACTTGATACGTTTAAGGGTGCAAAGGTAGTTAATATAGAGAATAAGGAGTAA
- a CDS encoding Nucleoid-associated protein YbaB has product MDFSQIMKQAQEMQKKLAEAQEKYIGKEFQGISGGGKVSVLVEVVKIGSYKAKKVSIDLELMRNEEKDIVEDLVTAAFNDAIKKAEEDMANATSDLAGMMGLPPGFKLPF; this is encoded by the coding sequence GTGGATTTTAGTCAAATAATGAAGCAAGCACAAGAGATGCAAAAAAAGCTTGCAGAAGCTCAAGAGAAGTACATTGGGAAAGAGTTTCAAGGTATTTCCGGGGGTGGCAAAGTTTCTGTGTTGGTGGAAGTTGTAAAAATAGGTAGTTATAAAGCTAAGAAAGTAAGCATAGACTTAGAGCTTATGAGAAACGAGGAGAAAGATATAGTAGAAGATTTAGTAACAGCAGCGTTCAACGATGCCATTAAAAAGGCAGAGGAAGACATGGCAAATGCAACCTCTGATCTTGCAGGTATGATGGGGTTACCACCTGGGTTTAAACTTCCCTTTTAA
- a CDS encoding Major surface antigen 4: MHYKKFFSATALVTLLSLSNAAFSDPVGPIADEETSYYIRLQYNGEFLPFKTEIKGIEYKKGDKDQDPLKASFIAGGGAFGYKMDDIRVDIEGLYSQLSKNDIKDATFTPDAADNLTAISGLVNVYYDVAIEDMPITPYVGVGLGAAYLSNPSKADAVKDQKGFGFAYQAKAGVSYDVTPEIKLFAGARYFGSYGAKFDATTKDDGKIKVLYSTIGAEAGVAFNF; encoded by the coding sequence ATGCATTATAAAAAGTTTTTTTCAGCAACCGCTTTAGTGACGTTGCTAAGTTTATCAAACGCTGCTTTTTCAGATCCTGTTGGTCCAATAGCTGATGAAGAAACTAGCTACTACATTCGCCTGCAGTACAATGGCGAATTTTTACCTTTTAAAACAGAAATCAAGGGTATTGAGTATAAAAAAGGTGATAAAGATCAAGATCCTTTGAAAGCATCTTTTATAGCTGGTGGTGGTGCATTTGGTTATAAAATGGATGATATCAGAGTTGATATCGAAGGGCTCTATTCGCAGCTAAGCAAGAACGATATTAAAGATGCAACATTTACACCAGATGCTGCAGACAATTTAACAGCAATTTCAGGACTAGTTAACGTGTATTACGATGTGGCAATTGAAGATATGCCTATCACTCCATATGTTGGTGTTGGTCTTGGTGCAGCATATCTCAGTAATCCTTCTAAAGCTGACGCAGTTAAGGATCAGAAAGGATTTGGTTTTGCTTATCAAGCAAAAGCTGGTGTTAGTTATGACGTAACTCCAGAAATCAAACTCTTTGCTGGAGCTCGTTATTTCGGTTCTTATGGTGCTAAGTTTGATGCAACAACTAAGGATGATGGTAAAATAAAGGTTCTTTACAGCACTATTGGTGCAGAAGCTGGAGTAGCATTTAACTTCTAG